One genomic window of Magnolia sinica isolate HGM2019 chromosome 3, MsV1, whole genome shotgun sequence includes the following:
- the LOC131241044 gene encoding senescence-specific cysteine protease SAG39-like isoform X2: MYFQAVKLVFSIALFILGVWASQAMGRTLQEVSMSDRHEQWMARYGRTYKDATEKELRFKIFKDNVEFIESFNNAGDRSYKLSVNEFADQTNEEFRATRNGFRPTQTRVPRAKSFMYENVTMPASMDWRKKGAVTPIKDQGQCGCCWAFSAVAATEGITQLKTGKLLSLSEQEVVDCDTKGEDQGCAGGFMDGAFDFIQHNRGLTTEAKYPYMAVDGTCNSKKEANPVAKINGHQDVTANSEKALLKAVANQPVSVAIDASGSAFQFYSSGVFTGDCGTELDHGVTAVGYGMTDDGTKYWIVKNSWGTSWGEEGYIMMERDVGAKEGICGIAMMASYPTAA, from the exons ATGTATTTCCAAGCCGTGAAACTTGTGTTCTCAATTG CCTTGTTCATATTGGGAGTCTGGGCTTCTCAAGCCATGGGCCGCACTCTACAGGAAGTGTCTATGTCTGACAGGCACGAGCAATGGATGGCTCGATATGGTCGCACATACAAGGATGCAACTGAGAAAGAGCTTCGTTTCAAGATATTCAAGGACAATGTGGAATTCATAGAATCCTTCAACAATGCCGGGGACCGATCTTACAAGCTAAGTGTAAATGAATTTGCAGACCAAACCAACGAGGAGTTCAGGGCTACCCGTAATGGATTTAGGCCCACTCAAACAAGAGTACCGAGAGCCAAGTCGTTCATGTATGAGAACGTGACTATGCCAGCTAGTATGGATTGGAGAAAGAAAGGCGCTGTAACCCCAATCAAAGACCAAGGACAATGTG GATGTTGCTGGGCATTCTCAGCGGTAGCAGCCACGGAAGGGATTACACAACTCAAGACAGGGAAGTTGCTTTCTTTATCTGAGCAAGAGGTGGTGGATTGTGATACCAAAGGTGAGGATCAAGGCTGTGCAGGAGGTTTCATGGACGGCGCCTTTGATTTCATTCAACACAACAGAGGACTTACAACAGAAGCCAAGTACCCCTACATGGCAGTTGATGGCACTTGCAACTCCAAGAAGGAAGCCAACCCTGTGGCCAAGATCAACGGTCACCAAGATGTTACGGCCAACAGTGAGAAAGCTCTGTTGAAGGCTGTGGCTAACCAACCCGTTTCTGTTGCAATTGATGCTAGTGGATCTGCCTTCCAGTTTTACTCAAGCGGTGTATTTACAGGAGATTGTGGTACTGAACTAGACCATGGAGTGACGGCTGTGGGATATGGGATGACAGATGATGGGACTAAGTATTGGATAGTGAAGAATTCATGGGGAACTTCATGGGGTGAAGAAGGATACATAATGATGGAGAGGGATGTTGGTGCTAAAGAAGGGATATGTGGTATTGCCATGATGGCTTCTTATCCCACCGCTGCTTAA
- the LOC131241044 gene encoding senescence-specific cysteine protease SAG39-like isoform X1, translating to MASLTKSFFLALFILGVWASQAMGRTLQEVSMSDRHEQWMARYGRTYKDATEKELRFKIFKDNVEFIESFNNAGDRSYKLSVNEFADQTNEEFRATRNGFRPTQTRVPRAKSFMYENVTMPASMDWRKKGAVTPIKDQGQCGCCWAFSAVAATEGITQLKTGKLLSLSEQEVVDCDTKGEDQGCAGGFMDGAFDFIQHNRGLTTEAKYPYMAVDGTCNSKKEANPVAKINGHQDVTANSEKALLKAVANQPVSVAIDASGSAFQFYSSGVFTGDCGTELDHGVTAVGYGMTDDGTKYWIVKNSWGTSWGEEGYIMMERDVGAKEGICGIAMMASYPTAA from the exons ATGGCTTCCTTAACCAAATCTTTCTTCTTAGCCTTGTTCATATTGGGAGTCTGGGCTTCTCAAGCCATGGGCCGCACTCTACAGGAAGTGTCTATGTCTGACAGGCACGAGCAATGGATGGCTCGATATGGTCGCACATACAAGGATGCAACTGAGAAAGAGCTTCGTTTCAAGATATTCAAGGACAATGTGGAATTCATAGAATCCTTCAACAATGCCGGGGACCGATCTTACAAGCTAAGTGTAAATGAATTTGCAGACCAAACCAACGAGGAGTTCAGGGCTACCCGTAATGGATTTAGGCCCACTCAAACAAGAGTACCGAGAGCCAAGTCGTTCATGTATGAGAACGTGACTATGCCAGCTAGTATGGATTGGAGAAAGAAAGGCGCTGTAACCCCAATCAAAGACCAAGGACAATGTG GATGTTGCTGGGCATTCTCAGCGGTAGCAGCCACGGAAGGGATTACACAACTCAAGACAGGGAAGTTGCTTTCTTTATCTGAGCAAGAGGTGGTGGATTGTGATACCAAAGGTGAGGATCAAGGCTGTGCAGGAGGTTTCATGGACGGCGCCTTTGATTTCATTCAACACAACAGAGGACTTACAACAGAAGCCAAGTACCCCTACATGGCAGTTGATGGCACTTGCAACTCCAAGAAGGAAGCCAACCCTGTGGCCAAGATCAACGGTCACCAAGATGTTACGGCCAACAGTGAGAAAGCTCTGTTGAAGGCTGTGGCTAACCAACCCGTTTCTGTTGCAATTGATGCTAGTGGATCTGCCTTCCAGTTTTACTCAAGCGGTGTATTTACAGGAGATTGTGGTACTGAACTAGACCATGGAGTGACGGCTGTGGGATATGGGATGACAGATGATGGGACTAAGTATTGGATAGTGAAGAATTCATGGGGAACTTCATGGGGTGAAGAAGGATACATAATGATGGAGAGGGATGTTGGTGCTAAAGAAGGGATATGTGGTATTGCCATGATGGCTTCTTATCCCACCGCTGCTTAA
- the LOC131241351 gene encoding senescence-specific cysteine protease SAG39-like: protein MASMYHCFFVAFFILGASASQAMARRTLHDSSMSDLHEQWMAQYGRTYKDVAEKEQRFKIFKSNVELIESFNSAGDRSYKLSVNAFADLTNDEFRAARNGYRPTRARASEATSFMYENVTAPSTMDWRKKGAVTPIKDQGQCGCCWAFSAVAATEGITQLKTGKLLSLSEQELVDCDTKGVDQGCNGGLMDDAFDFIQHNRGLTTEANYPYEGVDGTCNSKKSSNHAAEINSHEDVPANSENALLKAVANQPISVAIDAGGFAFQFYSSGVFTGACGTDLDHGVTAVGYGTADDGTKYWLVKNSWGIGWGEEGYIRMERDVDAKEGLCGIAMEASYPTV from the exons ATGGCTTCCATGTACCATTGTTTCTTTGTGGCCTTCTTCATCTTGGGAGCTTCGGCTTCTCAAGCCATGGCCCGGCGCACTCTCCATGACTCATCCATGTCCGATCTCCATGAGCAATGGATGGCTCAATATGGACGCACGTACAAGGATGTGGCTGAAAAGGAACAACGTTTCAAGATATTCAAGAGCAATGTTGAGTTGATAGAATCTTTTAACAGCGCAGGGGACCGATCATACAAGTTAAGCGTCAATGCATTTGCTGATCTGACCAACGATGAGTTCAGGGCCGCTCGTAATGGATATAGGCCCACCCGAGCAAGGGCATCAGAAGCCACATCCTTCATGTATGAGAATGTTACTGCACCATCTACAATGGACTGGAGAAAGAAAGGTGCTGTGACTCCCATCAAGGATCAGGGACAATGCG GGTGTTGTTGGGCATTCTCAGCCGTTGCAGCCACAGAAGGAATTACACAACTTAAAACTGGTAAGTTGCTTTCACTATCCGAGCAAGAGCTAGTGGACTGTGACACCAAAGGTGTGGATCAAGGCTGCAATGGTGGCCTTATGGATGATGCCTTCGATTTCATTCAACACAACCGTGGACTTACAACAGAAGCTAACTACCCATACGAGGGAGTTGATGGCACGTGCAACTCCAAGAAGTCTTCCAACCATGCGGCGGAGATCAACAGTCATGAAGATGTACCAGCCAACAGTGAGAATGCACTATTGAAGGCAGTGGCCAATCAGCCAATTTCAGTGGCCATTGATGCTGGAGGATTTGCCTTCCAATTCTACTCAAGTGGTGTATTCACGGGTGCTTGTGGTACTGACTTAGACCATGGTGTGACAGCCGTTGGATATGGGACTGCTGATGATGGGACCAAGTATTGGTTAGTAAAGAATTCATGGGGCATTGGGTGGGGTGAAGAAGGATATATAAGGATGGAAAGAGATGTTGATGCTAAGGAAGGCCTGTGTGGCATTGCCATGGAGGCTTCTTATCCAACAGTATAG